Proteins found in one Gigantopelta aegis isolate Gae_Host chromosome 12, Gae_host_genome, whole genome shotgun sequence genomic segment:
- the LOC121386972 gene encoding zinc finger protein 99-like yields the protein MSLRDKRRFQCGMCLKDFTTKGNIKRHMQIHTGEKPFECEVCKKCFKQNSYLKVHTLIHTGEKPFKCELCTKRFTRCYHLKHHMMIHKGNKPFKCEVCTKCFTNGSKFREHQQIHTGQKPFKCDVCTKRFLRSSNLNQHMLIHTGTTPFKCEMCPKSFAQSIHLKQHILIHTGEKPVKCEVCPKCFRCSSLLKKHMLIHTGGKTFKCEVCTKSFAYESSLKQHMLIHTGQTPFKCEVCPKYFAYSSNLKQHMLIHTGEKPFKCEVCTKCFAKAYDLNEHMQIHTGEKPFKCEVCKKCFKRCSYLNRHMLIHTGKTPFKCELCPKSFAHTFNLKQHMLIHTGEKPFKCEVCTKCFRCSSLLKKHMLIHTGGKTFKCEVCTKCFAYKSSLKQHMLIHTGETPFKCEVCPTYFAYSSNLKQHMLIHTGEKPFKCEVCTKCFTKRSHLNQHTPIHTGKKPLKCEVCTKCFARSSGLRQHMLIHTRGTELKI from the coding sequence ATGTCGCTCAGGGATAAACGACGTTTCCAATGTGGAATGTGCTTAAAGGATTTCACAACCAAGGGTAACATTAAAAGACATATGCAGATCCACACTGGAGAAAAACCTTTCGaatgtgaagtgtgcaaaaaatgttttaagcaGAATTCGTACTTGAAAGTACATACActgattcatactggtgagaagCCATTCAAATGTGAATTGTGCACGAAACGCTTCACGCGTTGTTACCACTTAAAACACCATATGATGATTCATAAAGGCAacaaacctttcaaatgtgaagtgtgcacgaaatgttttacaaatggTTCCAAATTCAGAGAACATCAGCAGATTCATACTGGtcagaaacctttcaaatgtgacgTGTGTACAAAACGTTTTCTACGTAGTTCCAACTTGAACcaacatatgttgattcatacagGTACGACACCTTTCAAGTGTGAAATGTGCCCAAAATCTTTTGCACAGAGTATCCACTTAAAGCAGCATATattgattcatactggtgagaaacctgtcaaatgtgaagtgtgcccAAAATGTTTCAGATGTAGTTCACTCTTGAAAaaacatatgttgattcatactggtgggaaaactttcaaatgtgaagtttGCACGAAATCTTTTGCTTATGAATCCAgcttaaaacaacatatgttgattcatactggtcagacacctttcaaatgtgaagtgtgcccAAAATATTTTGCATATAGTTCAAACTTAAAgcagcatatgttgattcatactggtgagaaacctttcaaatgtgaagtgtgcacaaaatgttttgcaaaaGCTTACGACTTAAACGAACATATGCagattcatactggtgagaaacctttcaaatgtgaagtgtgcaaaaaatgttttaagcgTTGTTCCTACTTAAACcgacatatgttgattcatacagGCAAGacacctttcaaatgtgaactGTGCCCAAAATCTTTTGCACATACTTTCAACTTAAAgcagcatatgttgattcatactggtgagaaacctttcaaatgtgaagtgtgcacaaaatgttttagatgTAGTTCCCTCTTGAAAaaacatatgttgattcatactggcgGGAaaactttcaaatgtgaagtatgCACGAAATGTTTTGCTTATAAATCCAgcttaaaacaacatatgttgattcatactggtgaaaCACCTtttaaatgtgaagtgtgccCAACATATTTTGCATATAGTTCCAACTTAAAGcaacatatgttgattcatactggtgagaaacctttcaaatgtgaagtctgcacaaaatgttttacaaaacgATCCCACTTAAACCAACATACGCCTATTCATACTGGGAAGAAACCtctcaaatgtgaagtgtgcacaaaatgttttgctcGGAGTTCCGGCTTAAGacaacatatgttgattcatactagGGGGACTGAACTGAAGATATAG